In Streptomyces sp. NBC_00448, the following are encoded in one genomic region:
- the galK gene encoding galactokinase — translation MTDDSAFEAAFKDVFGRAPEGAWAAPGRVNLIGEHTDYNDGLAMPFALPHVTRAAVARRDDGLLRLHSADMDDGTVELSIADLAPGTTPGWVRYPAAVLWSLRQAGHDIGGADLLYDSTVPVGGGLSSSAALQVVTALALTELHGVHGMSRQDLALLCQSSENTYVGAPVGVMDQTASACCTDGHALHLDVRGLTQRQVPLDLGAAGLAMLAVDTRVKHAHSDGAYGERRSGCEAAAAALGLPALRDVPFDGLADALAALPDDRLRRLTRHVVTENRRVEEVLALCDAGRVREIGPVLTAGHVSLRDDFQVSCPELDLVVDTALAAGALGARMTGGGFGGSAIVLLEAGDLDRITQAVAAALPQSRHFTIAPSAGARRLW, via the coding sequence ATGACTGACGACTCCGCATTCGAGGCCGCGTTCAAGGACGTCTTCGGGCGCGCCCCCGAAGGCGCGTGGGCGGCGCCCGGCCGGGTCAACCTGATCGGCGAGCACACCGACTACAACGACGGCCTCGCGATGCCGTTCGCGCTGCCGCACGTCACCCGCGCGGCCGTCGCCCGGCGCGACGACGGGCTGCTGCGGCTGCACTCGGCGGACATGGACGACGGCACCGTCGAACTCTCGATCGCCGACCTCGCCCCCGGCACCACACCCGGCTGGGTCCGCTACCCGGCCGCCGTGCTGTGGTCGCTGCGGCAGGCCGGCCACGACATCGGCGGCGCCGACCTGCTCTACGACAGCACCGTCCCGGTCGGCGGCGGGCTGTCCTCCTCCGCGGCGCTCCAGGTCGTCACCGCCCTCGCGCTGACCGAACTGCACGGCGTGCACGGCATGTCCCGGCAGGACCTCGCCCTGCTCTGCCAGTCCTCGGAGAACACCTACGTCGGCGCGCCGGTCGGCGTCATGGACCAGACCGCCTCGGCCTGCTGCACCGACGGCCACGCCCTCCACCTCGACGTGCGCGGCCTCACCCAGCGGCAGGTGCCGCTCGACCTGGGCGCCGCGGGGCTGGCGATGCTGGCGGTCGACACCCGCGTCAAGCACGCGCACTCCGACGGCGCCTACGGCGAGCGCCGGAGTGGCTGCGAGGCCGCCGCCGCCGCGCTCGGTCTGCCCGCGCTGCGCGACGTGCCCTTCGACGGCCTGGCCGACGCCCTCGCCGCCCTCCCCGACGACCGGCTGCGCCGGCTGACCCGGCATGTCGTCACCGAGAACCGCCGGGTCGAGGAGGTGCTCGCGCTGTGCGACGCCGGCCGGGTCCGCGAGATCGGCCCGGTGCTGACCGCGGGACACGTCTCGCTGCGCGACGACTTCCAGGTCTCCTGCCCGGAACTCGACCTCGTGGTGGACACCGCGCTGGCCGCGGGCGCGCTCGGCGCCCGGATGACCGGCGGCGGCTTCGGCGGCTCGGCGATCGTGCTGCTCGAAGCGGGCGACCTGGACAGGATCACGCAGGCGGTGGCGGCGGCGCTCCCGCAGTCCCGGCACTTCACGATCGCCCCCTCGGCGGGTGCCCGCCGCCTCTGGTAG
- the galE gene encoding UDP-glucose 4-epimerase GalE: protein MTETTGSPGRKKLLVTGGAGYVGGVVAAHLVEAGHQVTVLDDLSTGVREGVPAGAEFVEGRVQDAGKVLDGSYHAVLHFAASSQVAESVANPEKYWRNNVAGTLELLAAMRTAGVGTLVFSSTAATYGEPATVPITEDAPTAPTNPYGATKLAVDHMISGECAAHGLAAVSLRYFNVAGAYGAHGERHDPESHLIPLVLQVAQGRRPSIAVYGEDYPTPDGTCLRDYIHVADLAEAHLLALDKAQAGEHLICNLGNGNGFSVREVIETVRQVTGHPIPATSQPRRPGDPAVLVASADRARERLGWQPSRTDLAGIVRDAWNFARSLGEGDIR from the coding sequence GTGACCGAAACCACCGGGTCCCCCGGACGTAAGAAGCTGCTGGTCACCGGCGGTGCCGGATACGTCGGCGGCGTCGTGGCGGCGCATCTGGTCGAGGCCGGCCACCAGGTGACCGTGCTGGACGACCTGTCCACCGGCGTACGCGAAGGGGTGCCCGCGGGCGCCGAGTTCGTCGAGGGCCGGGTCCAGGACGCCGGCAAGGTGCTCGACGGCTCCTACCACGCGGTGCTGCACTTCGCCGCGTCCTCCCAGGTCGCCGAGTCCGTCGCGAACCCGGAGAAGTACTGGCGCAACAACGTGGCCGGCACCCTCGAACTGCTCGCCGCCATGCGCACCGCGGGCGTGGGCACGCTGGTCTTCTCCTCCACCGCCGCCACCTACGGCGAGCCCGCCACGGTGCCGATCACCGAGGACGCGCCGACCGCCCCCACCAACCCCTACGGCGCCACCAAGCTGGCCGTCGACCACATGATCAGCGGGGAGTGCGCCGCCCACGGCCTGGCCGCGGTCTCGCTGCGCTACTTCAACGTTGCCGGCGCCTACGGTGCGCACGGCGAGCGCCACGACCCCGAGTCGCACCTCATCCCGCTGGTCCTCCAGGTCGCCCAGGGCCGCCGCCCGTCGATCGCCGTCTACGGCGAGGACTACCCGACGCCCGACGGCACCTGCCTGCGCGACTACATCCACGTCGCCGACCTCGCCGAGGCCCACCTGCTGGCCCTCGACAAGGCCCAGGCCGGCGAGCACCTCATCTGCAACCTGGGCAACGGCAACGGCTTCTCCGTCCGCGAGGTCATCGAAACCGTCCGCCAGGTCACCGGGCACCCGATCCCGGCCACCTCGCAGCCGCGCCGCCCCGGCGACCCCGCGGTGCTGGTCGCCTCCGCGGACCGGGCCCGCGAGCGGCTGGGCTGGCAGCCGTCCCGCACCGACCTGGCCGGCATCGTCCGTGACGCCTGGAACTTCGCTCGATCGCTCGGGGAGGGCGACATACGATGA
- the galT gene encoding galactose-1-phosphate uridylyltransferase produces MKKTPTRLADGRELIYYDSADAVVRDASDPRPLEPVATTTETRFDRLLGDSVAVASHRQGRTYHPPADQCPLCPSREGRQTEIPAADYEVVVFENRFPSLTGDKGRCEVVCFTSDHDASFASLTPQAARLVLDAWTDRTRELSQLPGVVQVFPFENRGKEIGVTLGHPHGQIYGYPFTTPRTALMLRSLAEHRAATGRNLFDDVLADERADGSRIVLAGEHWTAFVPYAAHWPYEVHLYPNRRVPDLLGLDEDARAEFPHVYLELLRRFDRIFGPDQPPTPYISGWHQAPFTAADRREFALHLELFTIRRASGKLKFLAGSESGMGVFVNDVPPEAAALRLREVATK; encoded by the coding sequence GTGAAGAAGACGCCGACCCGGCTCGCGGACGGCCGTGAGCTGATCTACTACGACTCAGCCGACGCCGTGGTCCGCGACGCGAGCGATCCCCGCCCGCTCGAACCGGTGGCCACCACCACCGAGACGCGTTTCGACCGGCTGCTCGGCGACAGCGTGGCGGTCGCCTCGCACCGGCAGGGCCGTACGTACCATCCGCCGGCCGACCAGTGCCCGCTGTGTCCCTCGCGCGAGGGGCGGCAGACCGAGATCCCGGCCGCGGACTACGAGGTCGTCGTCTTCGAGAACCGCTTCCCCTCGCTCACCGGCGACAAGGGCCGCTGCGAGGTGGTCTGCTTCACCTCCGACCACGACGCGTCCTTCGCGAGCCTCACCCCGCAGGCCGCCCGCCTGGTGCTCGACGCGTGGACCGACCGCACCCGTGAGCTGTCCCAGCTGCCCGGCGTCGTCCAGGTCTTCCCGTTCGAGAACCGGGGCAAGGAGATCGGCGTCACCCTCGGCCACCCGCACGGGCAGATCTACGGGTACCCGTTCACCACCCCGCGCACCGCGCTGATGCTGCGCTCGCTCGCCGAGCACCGCGCGGCCACCGGCCGCAACCTCTTCGACGACGTGCTCGCCGACGAGCGCGCCGACGGCAGCCGGATCGTGCTGGCCGGCGAGCACTGGACGGCGTTCGTCCCGTACGCGGCGCACTGGCCGTACGAAGTGCACCTCTACCCCAACCGCCGGGTGCCCGACCTGCTCGGCCTCGACGAGGACGCCCGGGCGGAGTTCCCGCACGTCTACCTGGAGCTGCTGCGCCGCTTCGACCGGATCTTCGGTCCCGACCAGCCGCCGACCCCGTACATCTCCGGCTGGCACCAGGCGCCCTTCACCGCGGCCGACCGCCGGGAGTTCGCCCTCCACCTGGAGCTTTTCACCATTCGGCGCGCGTCGGGCAAGCTGAAGTTCCTCGCGGGTTCCGAATCCGGCATGGGCGTGTTCGTCAACGACGTGCCTCCGGAGGCCGCGGCGCTGCGACTGCGAGAGGTGGCCACGAAGTGA
- a CDS encoding helix-turn-helix transcriptional regulator → MGVRLVVVDDHRLLAEALASALRLRGHRVLAAAAPAAGAAELVLNRTPEVCLFGTAAPAEPGAFDTVARIKRERPAVAVVVLGPVPDPRGIAAAFAAGASGYVRHDERIEGVERAMAKARTGEVAVAQQLLQGAFAELLNPARQPDDEGARLLDMLTPREVEVLVRVAEGEDTRVIAAGMRIAPSTARTHVQRVLMKLGVGSRLEAAALAARTGLLERAAGEPTR, encoded by the coding sequence ATGGGTGTACGGCTCGTCGTGGTCGACGACCACCGGCTGCTCGCCGAGGCGCTGGCTTCGGCGCTGAGGCTGCGCGGGCACCGCGTGCTGGCGGCCGCGGCGCCCGCCGCGGGCGCGGCCGAACTGGTGCTCAACAGGACGCCGGAGGTGTGCCTGTTCGGTACCGCCGCGCCCGCCGAGCCCGGCGCGTTCGACACGGTGGCGCGGATCAAGCGGGAGCGGCCCGCGGTGGCCGTGGTGGTGCTCGGGCCGGTGCCCGACCCGCGCGGGATCGCCGCTGCCTTCGCGGCCGGCGCGTCCGGGTATGTCCGGCACGACGAGCGGATCGAGGGCGTCGAGCGGGCCATGGCCAAGGCCAGGACCGGCGAGGTCGCGGTGGCCCAGCAACTGCTGCAGGGCGCCTTCGCCGAGCTGCTCAACCCGGCCCGGCAGCCCGACGACGAGGGGGCCCGGCTGCTGGACATGCTCACCCCGCGCGAGGTCGAGGTGCTGGTGCGGGTCGCCGAGGGCGAGGACACCCGGGTGATCGCGGCCGGGATGCGGATCGCGCCGAGCACCGCCCGCACCCATGTGCAGCGGGTGCTGATGAAGCTGGGCGTGGGCTCCCGGCTGGAGGCGGCGGCGCTCGCGGCCCGTACCGGGCTGCTGGAGCGGGCGGCCGGAGAGCCGACGCGATGA
- a CDS encoding outer membrane protein assembly factor BamB family protein — MSQPPPPPGNPPPYGGAGGAVPPPPSQPDNPYASPPPPGQNPYAAPTQPAFPQQQPQQPPQQPPSAPAPGYGYPGPQPPQPGQGYAQPGYGQQQYGQTPPPAGPYGYPQQAPAPQYGQQPPYGGQPPYGQPGIPGGGGSKNKLVIIVAAVVAAVLVIGGGVYFATKGGGKDDPKPQANSGGTSGGPSTAAHKSQLDFKWDKDADTVAEKDNLKDELGVWFTDKYVVKNQINQVVGYDIGTGAQAWAIPAAAGSDCTAARDAYHDMTAIQYGADCGKIMAIDLASGKMLWTAQLPGGDSSPSYRDAEMAVSGDSVGITWGEGSAGYQLSAQKTLWQSGDGDSGDNCRDDGYAGGAQFVAVLDCGYDTSYKVQVVDPAKAGAAKWTWAAPEGLRVTAVVSTDPVVVLLGTQDTIYTDVASLVDGRLQSRVSLGTKKYRIDDDGIEVQSVHDVLVDKDTVYLTLAGDTAGEGKVLSGIVAFNLSDGKQKWVAKPTDNYDITGIGFQDGKVLGYEAPSYDKPGKLVTLDPGDGTMTTYATLGSDAYNKLDSFGDERYMVWHDNVLYLASKTVYAGETGQKYLVAYG; from the coding sequence ATGTCGCAGCCGCCCCCGCCCCCCGGAAACCCGCCCCCGTACGGTGGCGCCGGCGGAGCTGTGCCGCCGCCCCCTTCGCAGCCGGACAACCCGTACGCCTCTCCGCCGCCCCCGGGCCAGAACCCGTACGCGGCCCCGACCCAGCCCGCGTTCCCCCAGCAGCAGCCCCAACAGCCGCCGCAGCAGCCCCCGTCGGCGCCCGCGCCCGGCTACGGCTACCCCGGCCCGCAGCCGCCGCAACCCGGGCAGGGCTACGCGCAGCCCGGATACGGCCAGCAGCAGTACGGCCAGACGCCGCCGCCCGCCGGACCGTACGGCTACCCGCAGCAGGCGCCCGCCCCGCAGTACGGCCAGCAGCCCCCCTACGGCGGTCAACCGCCCTACGGACAGCCGGGCATACCCGGTGGCGGCGGGTCGAAGAACAAGCTGGTGATCATCGTGGCGGCCGTGGTGGCCGCGGTGCTGGTGATCGGCGGCGGCGTGTACTTCGCGACCAAGGGCGGCGGCAAGGACGATCCGAAGCCGCAGGCCAACTCCGGTGGCACCAGCGGCGGTCCGAGCACCGCCGCGCACAAGTCCCAGCTGGACTTCAAGTGGGACAAGGACGCCGACACCGTCGCGGAGAAGGACAACCTGAAGGACGAGCTGGGTGTCTGGTTCACCGACAAGTACGTGGTGAAGAACCAGATCAACCAGGTGGTCGGGTACGACATCGGCACCGGCGCGCAGGCGTGGGCGATCCCGGCGGCCGCCGGCTCGGACTGCACCGCGGCGCGCGACGCGTACCACGACATGACCGCGATCCAGTACGGCGCCGACTGCGGCAAGATCATGGCGATCGACCTGGCCTCGGGCAAGATGCTGTGGACCGCGCAACTCCCCGGCGGCGACAGCTCGCCGAGCTACCGCGACGCCGAGATGGCGGTCAGCGGGGACTCGGTCGGCATCACCTGGGGCGAGGGCTCGGCCGGCTACCAGCTCAGCGCGCAGAAGACGTTGTGGCAGTCCGGCGACGGCGACAGCGGCGACAACTGCAGGGACGACGGGTACGCCGGCGGCGCGCAGTTCGTGGCCGTCCTCGACTGCGGTTACGACACCTCCTACAAGGTGCAGGTGGTCGATCCCGCCAAGGCCGGTGCCGCGAAGTGGACCTGGGCCGCGCCGGAGGGCCTGCGGGTGACGGCGGTGGTCTCCACCGACCCGGTGGTGGTGCTGCTCGGCACCCAGGACACGATCTACACCGACGTGGCGTCGCTGGTCGACGGCCGGTTGCAGTCGCGGGTGTCGCTGGGCACCAAGAAGTACCGGATCGACGACGACGGCATCGAGGTGCAGTCCGTGCACGACGTGCTGGTCGACAAGGACACCGTCTACCTGACGCTGGCCGGCGACACCGCGGGCGAGGGCAAGGTGCTCAGCGGCATCGTGGCCTTCAACCTCTCGGACGGCAAGCAGAAGTGGGTCGCCAAGCCGACCGACAACTACGACATCACCGGCATCGGCTTCCAGGACGGCAAGGTGCTCGGGTACGAGGCGCCGTCGTACGACAAGCCGGGCAAGCTCGTCACCCTCGATCCGGGCGACGGCACGATGACCACCTACGCGACGCTCGGGTCCGACGCGTACAACAAGCTGGACTCCTTCGGGGACGAGCGCTACATGGTGTGGCACGACAACGTCCTCTACCTGGCCTCGAAGACCGTCTACGCGGGCGAGACCGGGCAGAAGTACCTGGTGGCGTACGGCTGA